The genomic window TTCATCAAATTTAGATCTATCCTGAACAGGCACAGTATAGAAATCAAGAACATCTCTAACCCTGCACATCTGGTGAAGCCTGGAGTTAGGCACTGCATGGCCCAAGTCATCAGCTAAACGTGCTAAGAAGCTGAACTTCATATGAACATCTTCCAGCGAGATCTCCTGCCAACTGGTAGGAACAGATGAACCAAAAACTTCTTTGACATGAGATTCCAAACGACTCTGGAGATCTTTAGGTGGTATGTATGCTTGGCTTCGTAAGGGTGGACACACCAAGATAGGTTCTTTCTTCACCTCTTCTACTGTCTCAGCTACCACTGGCTGTTTCTCTTTTCTGGAGGGATcaaaaacaaataagtgaatCTTCAGTTCACTGCATTAAGGAAGTTGACAAGTTGACGAACACCAGACTTAATTTTGCCCATCAATCTAAATTAATATACTGCACAATTACTTATACTTAACTCTAGGCACTGTTGAGAGGAATTAAATAGGTCTCTGCCCTTATAAATTCATAGTTGAACTCAGCTggcacaaagagaaaacaaaagctaCCTTCAGATTTTACATGCCC from Bos indicus x Bos taurus breed Angus x Brahman F1 hybrid chromosome 8, Bos_hybrid_MaternalHap_v2.0, whole genome shotgun sequence includes these protein-coding regions:
- the MRPL50 gene encoding 39S ribosomal protein L50, mitochondrial, which gives rise to MAALWVAGVGRKSLTVVASGAPRREFWSRLRKEKQPVVAETVEEVKKEPILVCPPLRSQAYIPPKDLQSRLESHVKEVFGSSVPTSWQEISLEDVHMKFSFLARLADDLGHAVPNSRLHQMCRVRDVLDFYTVPVQDRSKFDELIASNLPPNLKITWGY